The genomic window ctgtcgtcccgtcttctccattgatggtacgttcttgattggcaaataccagggcacacttcttatagccatatcctgtgacgcgaacaacaagttggttcctttggcatttgccttggttgagaaggagaacaatgacagttagggatggttcttgaggctagtccggatacacatggttgggcctggcagggaggttggcgtcatatctgataggcatcagggcatacttaatgtcgtgcgagagcagatagaggggtatgcaccattgcaccatcgttggtgtactcggcaccttgccgagaatctactccggaaggatggtgtcaagggtaactttgatctgttccaggaggctgctcgacagcttgaggacaagtactttaaggaaaagttggagcaaGTCAGAACCAcctcaaatgcagaaggtagacaatggctcataggtttgatgagggatttagagaaatggatgagagctcacgacgccggtggctggaggtacgagtttcagtgtagcaacatggtagagtcattcaataagttgctattggggatacgtggtccaagttcaactcagcaaCGATAACTGtgttggtagacaggtattaaagtgaatcattgcctccattcatgggcatttgttcatgcgattgactttttgacaagtaatcttgctttgtcttaaatataggtggcagCCGGAGACTCACaccttccacctacctttcggggagacgGCAGTCTCGctctaggactgtcagaagatgctaggcctaaggattcatggcaacccagtcaccaggcagtgcaggtcagagggctggagagcacgagtggaggccttccttgggcgtgagcttggcgagcaaagGGCTCGCACTTCCAgagttcccatctcctggctACGTGCAGAGTTCGCACAGTAccctgaggaggcagatgaggagacgatTGGGTACTACTGCCgagcgtggatcctacacctttttgcctgcattctctttcccgacgccatgggtgacagtgtgtcctggatgtggatccactgcctcagtgactgggaccaggtgggtcagtacagctggggctctgcagtcttgtgttttctataccggcagctgtgcaaggggtgtcgtcggtcttcgtccaacccgtcacttggtggatgcgtgtacctattacagctgtggatgtgggctcgtcttctaGTTGGCCGTCCAGAGGTTCTGGatcatcgtgagtggttccaaggtcagcctccaagtcgccagccgacgtgggcgtacctttgggaccaggtcagggttccgcACATGAGGATAGAtcgggcgtacattgagtacacgaacgagctagatatgctgacggcgtctagtgtaagtaaattttattttccatgctgctttgaaaaggattagtataccatctaacatcttatttggacatattgcaggtggagtgggagccatatggtggagaggacgcacttccttttcagctgagcaacgTTTGTGGGGCCGAcaacgacttctataggatgaggtgccctctaatctgcttctatgctgtcgagttccacctaccagatagggttgcacgccaatttggagtgagacagctttggcctatggctctattctcgactggcgttgacttacacaagcaagtgttttgatatttcaaatgtctcatgatgatggtccatttctattaatatggtgataCGTACATGGATTCATGTAACGATGACAtatgtgcaggttggatcgtcagaggaacaagaagatttttgactaggagaggcaccaccagtcctttattgaggaatgggaggagatgcacgacaacgtggacgacaacaacaagccgcacatgaaccatgagttcaggcggtaccaagcttggtaccagcgtacGACATGGTGCAGGCTGAGGCTATAGTGGACCGAAGCttactacgccgacatcgagtcctccgacgatgaagacacggcgcATGACCAgtcgactcgtgcaggaaggcaggtggaggcatgaccaatcttggacagagtggtaagccaattgccttatttttgtatgttaagttgcataacaatacattaggcgttcttggaccaacattaggagttatctattgtagttagtgcAACCTTCAAGCTGTATagcccttataatacgttagattcttgtacaaaagaaaacaaaacctaatgctatctgttcagaagtattattattgagaactttgttgcagggcaatacactgaaatgctcagttgaagagatcgagcgagttcggccgagagtcaatgacgactacatacttggcttcctggatgtaagattaaaaatattctttcaaacatatcattaatatgttatattctttcagttaacatagttttgtacaacagaggctgtcacgtcatctacgccgtgcggctggtcgttgtggttgtaggacagacacgacgcaagacgtgtaTGTTCCTTCTGTAGgaagaggaggcttgggttcctctagtcaagcagctacaggggatggggacgaggacgaggaggacgacgacgacaatgATGTGGACAAGAGGCATGATGAGCTTgacccctctcagctccatgacgctccctcgactcatcctacaccgcctctaggcactaggcaatGCCGTctgcgtgacccttacactccaggcaccagcgctctgggtcacaagggtaagggcaagagtaggaggcagtgagagatgtggtagttgttagtatgaactattatggattttgtatttacttttctgtaactatttgggactgtatggacattgtggactatttggactttgcatgacatattatgttggttgtgatgttcgttgtgcttggatgattaaatgtttggaatatatattgatgtctctgtttgtaactgtggatgctcctaaaacaagaccgtatcttgcgaatttttcccgtgaacctttaatcatactacacttctacaaaggcacaaatatagtacacagattaactataaatttattagaacgtgtataatccaaacgtattgtacatacgctttgtaaatgaatctaggattaccaagtaacagtgaacgaatctatgtttttcagacaataaacatagacttttcagatacacggacatcatcaaattatcacatcactaatatagtactggcatgcaaggaagcacaactccactctatctccaccatccatcttatgactgtttgatccaagggctgaggtgaagaggcacacggatcgctgacatagcacattgagaggcctccattcctcctctcaacctataaataaccactcactccctctcattcacacacacaataaggaagaagaacacccctcagcatttgctttcgttgcagtaccaatatctggagggtcatctagagggagaggaaaggggaaggaaacTATCTGGGGGTGGGAGgatcctcttggtcccgatttctttgaggaagctctttatgagaggttcctagttgagagcaaaagtgatttcaccaaagagacaccactgagaggatacgatgaaaagAAAGAAGAGTGACTAAAATGCAtgtatggtgaggactgcctagtgcagatgttcaccgagggaatagatggaggtcgtcgtttcttcaaatgcccgcgagcatgggtaattgctattactatttatttcttcaatatgtttgtcttgtatatcacttacatgacatacttattgtagtcttccttgaccgaagaaaactatgggttcagtaggtgggtcgatcctcgacctatttatccgcatgcggagtacatctactacctacaggaccgtatcttcgatctagaaagggaagttagcagcggttacaaggacgccgaacaggacgacaacaacaatggtgctgattcacaggaggcactctgcaatgatccatattgcacctgccctaaccacaagaacaaggggcctcccccgtcacccccgccaccaccaccaacaacaacgggaggctactatggagaaggtgcaacacaatttgctatatggccacactactaggatgactttatctttttcacatgtacccaggtttaattacctaaggcatgttaggtttagtcgaaggaaactctgtacccaggttcggtacatatagtcacatgccatttaatatgtttcgtgtgttgatttatataatgccGTATGTCATTAggtttttttgcagcacgtgttcatatttcaatacgtccgtatcattaagcggaatattaagaccatagataatgaaaacaaccacataatgaaaagttcaatactatgccacattacacaacatattaatactacaactacgtgacgacagtagacataggggcaaatgaacttccaaatcctcagtctgaaacgcactgagtaagcaactcatcatccgagtaccagtcctctactacaaccctgttgctgtagCTAGGCTCAACTatgttgctctgacctgcctgtcgcttgtagtaagcggcctccgcttcatctgcggccgctgcggcctgagtgaagaatgcgtcgtcatcctcctcctcctctaagcccgcctctgctagagcgatgagctcgctcagtctgccagtgtcgtcctcagcttCTTGCGCCTGaatgcccacctctgctagagcgataagCTCGctaagtctgccagtgtcgtcctcagcctcctgcgcctgcatGCCCGCctttgctagagcaatgagctcactcagtctggcagtgtcgtctgcatcctcgtctccctcatcagacaacacaatcggtgattgaacggtgcgactagCTCACGATCTAtggtcatctaacttcttctcctcataccttgcacgagccacctctgcggcatgttccctgctgcaaccaatcccttcatgtataaaatgcaatcagttagcaacgcgattatattacatttaaaaccaggcaacgaaaaaaaaggttttcaagtactcactggcacataatgtagcaacatgctcgttcaagacctgcatctgtactcttgtctcctcccttgcctcattctttgccctctcctcctctaacatcatcccctctccaatccccatttgttaagcccaacatcgatcgggttataaataccgcgctgtctagcaaactcacgcatcttttctttgtgatgtttaacgaatatgttgacgtagtcaggtccatatcccctcttccgtgcaattagttgcctcttcttcagttcatccaagaacttagcttgaccatcataacattcccacctgcatttcctagtgctctgttcaaaagaaatattatatcatatatgtcttagcaaaacaaacaaaatacgatttcatgtttaccagaaaaataacgaacctcatcatactcaatcatatggccgcaataatggcctattccaagctccgaagggactaggccatagttggattttacaccacatttgcacatgacaggaggtgctttgtagattaccctttctttcttcttttccttaaccctccgcggttcttccggccattggttcttaggaccatacaaccactccttgaaacgacacttcgccattgaaaacacctaaataatgagacattagtacatgaacacatatagctcaagatttcaacacatacactttgcacttacttcatgcttgtttggacacacaaactctaatgtattctcagggtttatcacagttCGATCtctgcaatcgcacagaggaggttcctcgagtcgtctaactgtggctaggtgcttctccttagccgtcattggtgaagggttaggggggtggaacccaccgcttgaagtgctcacgtggatgtctccctctaaaccaatcgtcgaacaAGAGGTaactaggatcaaacttgtctgcaccatcgatccactgaaagaaaaagcacctctcatggtcctacacaacgagattccaacaaaatattagtagcatacttacacaaataaagaaaaaggatagtgcaaacaatttcttacattaaaccgactacatgtgtagaagcaacgcgccgctgtgtccggatatttcgattgaaaaacatgggccgggaaaccacagtcacagttagggacagggaggtcaggagggatgggggcatctttgctagacgcgtcggggtataattctcgaggacgaccccgttttcaccaaaactcctcccaaaacatttcttccatctaacaaaacggatgtaatttaacaaacttacatcaaaacatcacaaataaatatcaatgagaaccataactacaatacaaccaatttcgttctaagaaccgaaaacagttaacattaaaccctaaacctaggggttctcatttgatccacaacaatgaacccataacataactacatgcgcctaggtttgctagctttttccacgccttggaatcaacctacggttgtataatacatatattgagggatacaatgaaaccctaagtaatgacgattcttaggtccaaaaatctgactaatatataccTAATTGATGCGAAAAAAacgaggggagcgaggataccttgctctcgaagatctacggatcaaatcaaggttttcaaggtccaatatgtcgattcgtgaggtagggtgaagtggggagagaaaaacccgagagagaggagaaagaagaggaagaacgctcgggcaagaAGGTTGGGCCGGGGTTAAATGCTGGGAGCTCGGCGCCGGTCACTCTGacgccgagccccctggcaggtcatggaccgtgcccaggagctcgacgCTAGCATCAATGGCGTGGGtccatttcctgaattctttccgccagaggtctatttgtgagaaattttcaaaaaaagggcCAAAGTATAAAAAATTCGGAGCCGGTGTTGGTGTATGTTTCTCACCTGTTTGTCCTGTTCCTTCAGAAGCTCAGTTTTTCTTACCGTTTTCCATTGGGAGACGTGAGGAGATGATGAACAATTTAAATTAGCCTACAGGTGGGCTGATAGCTACAATACGAATAGTGTATTTCAAGCTGAAATTGTTTCCACAAATTTGTTTTTAGTTGACATCGGGGAATCGAGGGGCTTAAGTGCTTAACATTTCCACTGCCCTTTTGATTCTCTGTATTAAACATAAACGTGGAGGCAAGTCTTTTAGTAGTAAAGAACAAAATTGTCGGTTGTGTTGTGTGATCAGGTTTTGCTTTGAAAAAATAAAGTCAGGTAGGGCAAATagctgtgttttttttttctctttatcTTGGCACCCCCATGTATATGTTTGGTTCAGCGAGTTTCAACGTGGCATCAAGTATGAGGAAATATTCACAGCAAATACTTCTACGCCTCTCTATAAACAAGTAGGAGCATTTTAAGGGATAAACACAAAAAAAGGGCAATGATACCATTTTCGTCAACAGATCAGATATTGTAAGCATGGTGTTTCCTGAAGTTTTGTCTTCTAGATAGTCATAAAAATGGGGTCTGAGAAAAGGCATGTCACATGCCTTTTTCTCTAGAAATATGTATTAATTGACTTATTTGACATGACTATATGCTTTCGTAGCATAAAACACGATTCCGGCAAAGTACAACAGTACATGTACATCTATCATAAGTCAGTACATGTACATCTATCATAAGTCAGACCGAAGGAGCGCAAACAGTTGAAAACTCGGTAACCCTTTCCGTCTGTTTCATTGTAGGTTTTCacatgaaacttttatcttccTGTTCGTCCTCTAAAGAACTGCAAAATGCAATAGCCCTTACATCCCGGCGAATAAAGAGTCAAACATGTCGTGTTTACACCGTTTTTTGTGGGTACACAGCATCTATCTACGATATTATAATAGACTTCTACTTTTATTTATCACAAAGTCAACTCTTGATGTGGAAACAAAAAAAAGTTCCTGCTGCATCGGCTCTTCTGACATACAGGTAAAGTCTACTGATTCCTTTCTGTAAGAAAGAAaactaagggcgcgtttagtttgcCCTCAAAGTTGGCGCAGCCAAAATTCAAGgtactgtagcgcactgtagtgTTTcttttgtatttggtaataattgttcaattgttgactaattaggctcaaaacattcgtctcgcaaagtacaaccaaattgtgcaattagtttttgatttcgtcaacatttagtactccatgcatgtaccgtaagtttgatgtgacgggaaatcttctttttgcatagtgccaaaatttGGATTCTGGCAtaactaagggcctgtttagaatccaaaaatttttgtgCAGTAACCATCCCattgaatcttgcggcacatgcatggagtactaaatgtagacgaaaaaaaaaactaattacacagttggtcgagaaatcgcgagacgaaacttttgaacctaattagtccataattaaacactaattaccaaatacaaacgaaatgctacagtgagccaaaatccaaaaaaatttggatctaaacggggcctaaacaaGGGCTAAGTTGAACAAGCAGAAATTGTGATATAAATACAACCATGGTCCATGGCCCATGGGTAGGAAAGCTTTGCTTGTAGTTATAGCACACCACCACCAGAAGGCAAATACAGTGGCAAGCAAGCCCACACGGTGTCGTCCACCATGCTATCGTCCTCCTCCCCTCTCGTTAAGCTGGCCCTCCTGACGCGCGGCCTCCTCTCATTCCTCCCCACATCCATCCTCCCGAGTGGCCGCGAGAGCACTGCCACGCCCGCCGCCGACGCACCCTCCACGCCGCTTTCTTCTCCCAAGAAGATGTCGTCATCGtctgcacagcagcagcagcagcaagcggGGAACGGGAGCAGCAGCAAGAAGGCCGACTCGGCGGAGCTGGCGCGCGTGTTCGAGCTGTTCGACAAGAACGGCGACGGCCGCATCACGCGGGAGGAGCTGGAGGAGTCGCTGGGCAAGCTGGGCATGTCCGTGCCGGGCGACGAGCTGGCGTCCATGAtcgcgcgcatcgacgccaacgGCGACGGGTGCGTGGACGTGGAGGAGTTCGGGGTGCTCTACCGCACCATCATGGCCGGCGACAGCAGCGccaacggcaacggcaacggcggCGCTGGCGCCGGGGAGGGGGAGGAAGCGGCAggcgcggaggaggacgaggacatgAGGGAGGCGTTCCGGGTGTTCGACGCCAACGGCGACGGGTACATCACCGTGGACGAGCTCGGCGCGGTGCTGTCGTCGCTGGGCCTGAAGCAGGGCCGCACCGCGGAGGAGTGCCGGCGCATGATCGGCCACGTCGACCGCGACGGCGACGGCAGGGTCGACTTCCACGAGTTCCGCCAGATGATGCGCGCCGGCGGGCTCGCCACCACGCTCGGGTGACCGTGTCCGTCGTCCTTGCTGCACCTGGCTTGCTATGGAGCGCCGTGCACTGCATCTGCTGCATGCTTGATTCGTACTAGAACCTGTAGATATTGCTTGGTCTTGGAGTGGAGGGGAGCTCACGTAACCACGCTGTTCCATCTCCCTTCTTTTGTTTCTTTGTTCGTTAGACTTGATTGATGGGCTTGCTAA from Miscanthus floridulus cultivar M001 chromosome 11, ASM1932011v1, whole genome shotgun sequence includes these protein-coding regions:
- the LOC136493294 gene encoding probable calcium-binding protein CML17, producing the protein MLSSSSPLVKLALLTRGLLSFLPTSILPSGRESTATPAADAPSTPLSSPKKMSSSSAQQQQQQAGNGSSSKKADSAELARVFELFDKNGDGRITREELEESLGKLGMSVPGDELASMIARIDANGDGCVDVEEFGVLYRTIMAGDSSANGNGNGGAGAGEGEEAAGAEEDEDMREAFRVFDANGDGYITVDELGAVLSSLGLKQGRTAEECRRMIGHVDRDGDGRVDFHEFRQMMRAGGLATTLG